Proteins encoded in a region of the Stieleria neptunia genome:
- a CDS encoding DUF4175 family protein gives MNAPDVAFQVARQFTALRRRYLTVRLATVVSLAVVFLLAVWLLLGMIDYRWEWPQHWRTSTILTAVGIAGVLLLWQAVWLFRQTRQRPFAGTVERSFEDFGQRIRTVLDTVDGRVHGPEEMLTALGNQTLGRWESVTPSRLVPVRSLWLTVLACAATAALLLGLFTAGGDWRLAILRAIGIDRPYTRLQVTPGDVALLEGTPVDVSLELIGRTDRDVLLRYRELRATEPGALETDSLPSPEAEQSVAAEPEWIESEILADSPPTDDRRQTFRTNLGKATWPIEYQFVSSGQTTPIHRIGVQPLIETERVEITVQPPEYTGLQPRVFSKPDLTVLERSLVTVTIELNHPLKEAILETGPKTSQLSPTPLESPADRTRWSFPLPADQTVRWRFSGSGADGTPMEPVTGRLGIRRDAAPSISWREPSDEIRVHTLAEVPLGVQVSDDYGIIEAGIAFQLGGDDEYVLTDWTPQSEAEAEAETESLGEKTRLMLAELLPLESFELSERDYIAYYAYAVDNRPWGNHRSESDVRYIDIRPLRQFYQEIDPPGGNQGAGSRVLVRLDEIIRRERFVINRTRKLVRGGTDMAAQLGTIDRLVENQSELADLTRFLAEFFISRGNDDVEALNQAEAAMLQASDSLAAGSLDLALVQEEEALRSLAEARRTLEIILTKRMSRAQQQALRRLARQLQQKLRRDRPETERELADSLKQIASQQRSLAAAAQRSMSSSQSAGQGQSGSPRRASDAQRDGNSDSETDNETDSETETAADTPAAAAESADGEQADGEQTDGEQTDGEQADGEQADEGQQSMAEDDSPTAQETLYEQQIELLERLDAIREPLAERLAESDLMTRRMDEAQAGMDDLATRAREGEFESMAAGGRTVSDLIEELGLQLEALSAAEPVTRVSSLRDLTSGLAGMEHQLASNNPPSPRGGGDTMTPEQENRTERLAQRMAARSETLEEVISSQADIGDIEMSEVNDQLQNFAEETRFLEQLESTLSAAGQVRDAEGKTDESVAADAMERAVEYAAAANRLERLYQQLVTPRLARLRRMEQQANQLANQMGGNPGRGENSEPETERALRDLKQDLREESLRELAEMLEGGQAEDSDPTQQEGSRDGVMTGELEAGGGLTFRNRDAASERVRMVADELRKRIQHVMLLEIAVDRQTPIPSEYRDAVDGYFKTLARENPLEMESAAGGESR, from the coding sequence ATGAACGCTCCCGACGTCGCCTTTCAAGTCGCTCGCCAATTCACGGCCCTGCGGCGCAGATACCTGACCGTTCGTCTTGCCACCGTGGTGAGCCTCGCGGTGGTGTTTTTGTTGGCCGTGTGGCTGTTGCTGGGCATGATCGATTACCGCTGGGAATGGCCGCAACACTGGCGGACCTCGACGATCCTGACCGCCGTCGGCATTGCCGGCGTGCTGCTTCTCTGGCAAGCGGTGTGGCTGTTTCGCCAGACCCGCCAACGACCGTTTGCGGGCACCGTGGAGCGATCCTTTGAAGATTTCGGCCAGCGGATTCGAACCGTCCTGGACACGGTCGACGGACGCGTGCACGGCCCCGAAGAAATGCTCACGGCGCTGGGGAACCAAACCCTCGGTCGATGGGAATCGGTCACGCCGTCGCGGCTGGTGCCCGTCCGTTCGCTGTGGCTGACCGTGCTCGCCTGCGCCGCCACCGCAGCCCTGCTGCTCGGGTTGTTCACCGCCGGCGGCGATTGGCGGCTGGCGATCCTGCGGGCGATCGGAATCGACCGGCCCTACACCCGTTTGCAGGTCACCCCGGGTGATGTCGCGCTGCTCGAAGGCACGCCCGTTGACGTGTCGTTGGAGCTGATCGGACGCACCGATCGGGACGTCCTGCTTCGCTACCGTGAACTCAGAGCGACGGAACCGGGCGCGCTCGAAACGGATTCCCTGCCGTCGCCGGAGGCCGAACAGTCCGTCGCCGCGGAACCCGAGTGGATCGAAAGCGAAATCCTGGCCGATTCGCCGCCGACCGACGACCGGCGTCAAACGTTCCGCACCAATCTTGGGAAAGCGACTTGGCCGATCGAATACCAATTCGTCTCCAGCGGGCAAACCACACCGATCCACCGGATTGGTGTCCAGCCACTGATCGAAACCGAACGGGTCGAGATCACCGTCCAGCCGCCCGAGTACACCGGATTACAACCGCGGGTGTTTTCCAAACCCGACCTGACCGTGTTGGAACGTTCCCTGGTCACCGTCACCATCGAACTGAACCATCCACTGAAAGAAGCGATCCTGGAAACCGGGCCCAAGACGTCGCAGCTCTCACCGACGCCGCTGGAATCACCAGCGGACCGGACGCGTTGGTCGTTTCCATTGCCCGCCGATCAAACGGTGCGCTGGCGGTTCTCCGGATCGGGCGCCGACGGCACCCCGATGGAACCGGTGACCGGCCGTCTGGGCATTCGTCGTGACGCCGCACCGTCGATCAGTTGGCGAGAACCGAGCGACGAAATCAGGGTGCACACGCTGGCCGAAGTGCCGCTGGGGGTCCAGGTCTCCGATGATTACGGAATCATCGAAGCCGGAATCGCATTCCAACTCGGTGGTGACGATGAATACGTGTTGACCGATTGGACACCGCAGTCCGAAGCTGAGGCTGAGGCTGAGACAGAATCGCTTGGTGAAAAGACGCGGTTGATGTTAGCCGAATTGTTGCCACTGGAATCGTTTGAACTCTCCGAACGCGACTACATCGCCTACTACGCCTACGCCGTCGACAACCGTCCCTGGGGGAACCATCGCAGCGAATCGGACGTGCGATACATCGACATCCGACCGCTGCGGCAGTTCTATCAAGAAATCGATCCGCCCGGCGGAAACCAAGGCGCCGGCTCGCGCGTCTTGGTGCGTCTGGACGAGATCATTCGACGCGAACGGTTTGTGATCAATCGAACCCGAAAACTGGTCCGCGGCGGGACCGACATGGCCGCCCAACTGGGAACGATCGATCGCTTGGTCGAAAACCAAAGTGAACTCGCCGACCTGACGCGTTTCCTGGCGGAGTTCTTCATCTCGCGCGGAAACGACGATGTCGAAGCGCTCAATCAGGCCGAAGCGGCGATGTTGCAAGCGTCCGATTCGCTGGCCGCCGGCTCGTTGGATCTGGCCCTGGTTCAAGAAGAAGAAGCGCTCCGCTCGCTGGCCGAAGCACGCCGCACGCTGGAGATCATCCTGACCAAACGGATGAGCCGCGCCCAACAACAGGCACTGCGGCGTCTGGCCCGTCAACTGCAACAGAAACTGCGTCGCGATCGCCCCGAGACCGAACGTGAATTGGCCGACTCGCTGAAACAAATCGCATCCCAGCAACGAAGCTTGGCCGCGGCCGCACAGAGGTCGATGTCCTCTTCCCAATCGGCAGGCCAGGGTCAATCCGGAAGCCCCCGAAGGGCCAGCGATGCTCAACGCGATGGCAATAGCGATAGCGAAACCGACAACGAAACCGACAGCGAAACCGAAACCGCGGCAGACACCCCGGCTGCCGCAGCGGAGTCCGCTGACGGCGAGCAGGCTGACGGCGAGCAGACCGACGGCGAGCAGACCGACGGCGAGCAGGCTGACGGCGAGCAGGCTGACGAGGGTCAGCAGTCGATGGCCGAAGACGACTCGCCGACCGCCCAAGAAACACTCTACGAGCAACAAATCGAATTGCTGGAGCGACTCGACGCGATCCGCGAACCCTTGGCGGAGCGTCTGGCGGAATCCGATTTGATGACCCGGCGGATGGACGAAGCCCAGGCGGGAATGGACGATCTGGCCACCCGGGCACGCGAGGGCGAATTCGAATCGATGGCCGCCGGGGGGCGAACCGTCAGCGACCTGATCGAAGAACTGGGGCTGCAATTGGAAGCGCTGTCGGCCGCCGAACCGGTGACGCGCGTTTCCTCGCTCCGTGATTTGACGAGCGGTCTGGCCGGCATGGAACATCAACTCGCCAGCAACAACCCACCCTCCCCGCGCGGCGGCGGCGACACGATGACGCCCGAACAGGAAAACAGGACCGAGCGGCTGGCACAACGGATGGCAGCCCGCAGCGAAACACTGGAAGAAGTGATCTCGTCGCAAGCGGACATCGGCGACATCGAAATGAGCGAGGTCAACGATCAACTGCAAAACTTCGCCGAAGAAACGCGCTTTCTGGAGCAACTCGAATCGACCCTCTCCGCCGCCGGGCAGGTCCGGGACGCCGAAGGCAAGACGGACGAATCGGTGGCGGCCGATGCGATGGAGCGGGCGGTCGAGTACGCCGCAGCCGCCAATCGACTCGAACGCCTCTACCAACAACTCGTCACCCCACGACTTGCCCGTCTGCGGCGGATGGAACAACAGGCGAACCAATTGGCCAATCAAATGGGAGGCAATCCGGGACGCGGTGAAAACAGCGAGCCCGAAACCGAACGAGCCCTGCGGGATCTGAAACAAGACCTGCGAGAGGAATCGTTGCGAGAGTTGGCCGAGATGCTCGAGGGCGGACAGGCGGAGGACAGCGATCCAACGCAGCAAGAAGGATCCCGTGACGGCGTCATGACGGGCGAGTTGGAGGCCGGTGGTGGTCTCACGTTCCGTAACCGCGATGCGGCCTCCGAGCGCGTTCGTATGGTCGCCGATGAGCTTCGCAAGCGGATCCAACACGTGATGCTGTTGGAGATCGCGGTGGACCGCCAGACACCGATTCCGTCGGAGTATCGAGACGCCGTCGACGGATACTTTAAAACGCTGGCGCGCGAGAATCCTCTCGAAATGGAATCGGCCGCTGGGGGAGAATCACGATGA
- a CDS encoding BatA domain-containing protein, with product MNFIQTGFLIGGLAVAIPVLVHLLSRWQVRRVELGTMRFLQEVMQDGAQRRRIRRWLLLLTRMATVAVLVLLFARPYLPETIRRDGDRLRVMLIDRSASMSMPGQSGRLIDDAVAQAKDAAAELGTDATILWAWFDSSVEPFDGNLTRVSAPRSVVGDTNYLAALRWARDRVAADDDAIADVVILSDLQQSGLASDALETATLKMPKHLPVRVIDVGRPAANNLAIQTVTTASKRLSPQRDVIADATLFNFGTLPMEEIPMTATATNGRRSVRLKKSINLPDGQAQELSFDFGKLEPGTWQVTVQLDVEDDLAVDNRRMTAFEIAQPASVLVIDGGSRDAAQLAESFYLAAALRQTRREAALPDEVEVSAGDGQTAPQSGLFDPQVVFLYDDALPEMQPPRTGLVVVTDSGSLPQRAIQRLESYVTAGGKLLVFAGDGGEPGGGATAASSHTAWQQSGLAPGTLQMPLRSGAMPFRITSVESADSMLSPFADPQSGDLGRLAFDQMLPIQPAAQTDVLARFEGDRPALTRHRLGQGDVVWFLSSADASWGNWTTSPLYLPLVHQMAADLLDLTGEGKIRYRSVGDRRDLVATQAAPSATPSDPATLRTVSAGSRDGESLTFGQIGFEQSGGALYVVNSTAKESDPTRIPVEQFSEHFQITPAEPGTNEPTETVQGEHRHELWPWFAAVAVVLLTAEFSLANRTTA from the coding sequence ATGAACTTCATTCAAACCGGATTCCTGATTGGCGGCCTGGCCGTCGCGATTCCAGTGCTGGTGCATTTGCTCAGCCGCTGGCAGGTTCGTCGTGTGGAATTGGGGACGATGCGGTTCTTGCAAGAGGTGATGCAGGACGGCGCCCAACGTCGCAGAATCCGTCGCTGGCTGTTGCTGCTGACACGCATGGCCACGGTCGCCGTGTTGGTGTTGCTGTTCGCCCGGCCCTACCTGCCCGAAACCATCCGTCGCGACGGAGATCGATTGCGCGTGATGTTGATCGACCGTTCGGCCAGCATGAGCATGCCGGGCCAAAGCGGACGTCTGATCGACGATGCCGTGGCGCAAGCGAAAGACGCTGCCGCCGAATTGGGGACCGATGCAACGATCCTCTGGGCCTGGTTTGATTCGAGCGTCGAACCCTTTGACGGCAACCTGACTCGCGTGTCGGCGCCCCGCAGCGTTGTGGGTGACACAAATTACTTGGCGGCACTCCGCTGGGCCCGTGATCGCGTCGCCGCGGATGACGACGCGATTGCCGACGTCGTGATCCTTTCGGACCTGCAACAGTCCGGACTCGCCTCGGACGCCTTGGAAACCGCGACGCTGAAGATGCCCAAGCATTTGCCCGTGCGGGTGATCGACGTGGGCCGACCGGCGGCGAACAATCTGGCCATCCAAACGGTCACGACGGCATCAAAACGACTTTCACCACAGCGTGACGTGATCGCCGACGCCACCCTGTTTAACTTCGGCACGTTGCCGATGGAAGAGATCCCGATGACGGCGACGGCGACCAACGGCCGTCGCAGTGTGCGATTAAAAAAGTCGATCAATCTGCCCGACGGTCAAGCCCAGGAATTGTCGTTCGACTTCGGCAAACTCGAACCGGGCACCTGGCAGGTCACGGTGCAATTGGATGTCGAAGACGACTTGGCGGTCGACAATCGGCGGATGACCGCTTTCGAAATCGCTCAGCCGGCATCGGTCTTGGTCATCGATGGCGGCTCGCGCGACGCCGCACAGTTGGCCGAAAGTTTTTATCTGGCTGCGGCGTTGCGCCAGACCCGTCGCGAGGCGGCGTTACCCGATGAAGTGGAAGTGTCCGCCGGCGACGGCCAAACCGCACCGCAATCGGGTTTGTTTGATCCCCAAGTCGTGTTCTTGTACGACGACGCGCTGCCCGAGATGCAGCCGCCGCGCACCGGACTGGTCGTGGTGACCGATAGCGGATCGCTTCCGCAGCGCGCGATCCAACGACTGGAATCCTACGTCACCGCCGGCGGAAAGCTGTTGGTGTTTGCGGGCGACGGCGGTGAACCAGGCGGTGGCGCCACAGCCGCATCCTCCCACACGGCGTGGCAACAATCGGGTTTGGCGCCGGGCACGCTCCAGATGCCGTTGCGCAGCGGTGCAATGCCGTTTCGCATCACCTCGGTCGAGTCGGCCGATTCGATGCTGTCTCCGTTTGCGGACCCGCAATCCGGCGACCTCGGTCGTCTGGCGTTCGATCAAATGCTGCCGATCCAACCCGCCGCACAGACCGACGTCTTGGCGCGTTTTGAAGGGGACCGGCCGGCGCTGACGCGACACCGATTGGGCCAGGGTGATGTCGTCTGGTTTCTCTCCAGCGCCGATGCCAGTTGGGGCAACTGGACGACCAGCCCGCTGTACCTGCCGTTGGTTCACCAAATGGCGGCCGACCTGTTGGATCTGACCGGCGAAGGAAAAATCCGTTACCGCTCGGTCGGCGATCGACGCGATCTCGTCGCGACGCAAGCCGCCCCCTCTGCGACGCCATCGGATCCGGCCACGCTGCGCACCGTCTCGGCGGGTTCGCGCGACGGGGAATCACTGACGTTCGGACAGATCGGGTTTGAGCAATCCGGCGGCGCGCTGTACGTCGTCAATTCAACGGCCAAGGAATCCGATCCGACGCGGATCCCGGTCGAACAATTCAGCGAACACTTTCAAATCACCCCGGCTGAACCGGGGACGAACGAACCGACCGAAACCGTCCAAGGCGAGCACAGGCACGAATTGTGGCCCTGGTTTGCCGCCGTGGCCGTCGTCTTATTGACCGCCGAGTTTTCACTTGCCAATCGGACCACCGCATGA